A single window of Natranaerovirga pectinivora DNA harbors:
- a CDS encoding DUF2200 domain-containing protein has product MTKHHIYTMSFASVYPHYVNKAEKKGRTKTEVDEIICWLTGYSQEEIEVELEKQTDFETFIGKAPQLNPARDMIKGVVCGVRVEDIEEPTMKEIRYLDKLIDELSKGKAMEKILRK; this is encoded by the coding sequence ATGACAAAGCATCATATTTATACAATGAGTTTCGCAAGTGTCTACCCCCATTACGTTAATAAGGCAGAGAAAAAAGGACGTACCAAAACAGAAGTTGATGAAATCATCTGTTGGTTGACAGGGTATAGCCAAGAAGAGATAGAAGTGGAACTGGAAAAACAGACAGACTTTGAAACGTTCATTGGGAAAGCACCACAACTGAATCCTGCCAGAGATATGATCAAAGGTGTGGTCTGCGGTGTAAGAGTGGAAGACATAGAAGAACCAACTATGAAGGAAATTCGCTATTTGGACAAATTGATCGATGAGTTGTCTAAGGGAAAAGCTATGGAGAAGATTTTGCGAAAATAG
- a CDS encoding carboxylate--amine ligase, which produces MKNKAVILGTNYYIGLSALRCLGVNGIHTVAIDYSKKETYGNKTKYCSERIIGPHYKEQKEEFVKFLINYAKKQNEKPVLIPCHDSYVEVIDEHLTELKKYYLIPQTETGLYSKLMNKEVLHRLAMEKGVNVPETVRVNEENFYEKIDSIIKYPCIVKPTDSPTFVAKFRRKLFKVHNREELEEALNKAKEANLEVIVQRIIPGFDDHMHTFDAYLDQNSKVTHWVTCQKHRQYPINFGASVYTEQKYVPELYDIGAKFLEEVGYKGFAEIEFKKDAETGKFYLIEINVRITNLNSLLYKVGVNFPYITYMELVGKPIEPKAIKTNTRRVFWYAYEDFLAIKGYIKTKQLTLNQVMLSFLKPKAYAIWDWKDPIPGISYVGIIVGKMLKKVFKRTK; this is translated from the coding sequence ATGAAAAATAAAGCAGTAATATTAGGAACCAATTATTACATTGGATTAAGTGCTCTTAGATGTTTAGGGGTAAATGGTATTCATACAGTTGCTATAGATTATTCGAAAAAAGAGACTTATGGGAATAAAACAAAGTATTGTTCTGAAAGAATAATTGGACCACATTATAAAGAGCAAAAAGAAGAGTTTGTAAAGTTTTTAATAAACTATGCTAAAAAACAAAATGAAAAGCCAGTACTCATTCCTTGTCATGATTCCTATGTGGAAGTTATTGATGAGCACCTTACTGAGCTTAAGAAATATTATCTTATTCCACAAACAGAAACAGGTTTATATTCCAAATTAATGAATAAAGAAGTGCTACATAGACTAGCAATGGAAAAAGGCGTTAATGTTCCAGAAACTGTTAGGGTTAATGAAGAGAATTTTTATGAAAAAATAGATAGCATTATAAAATATCCTTGCATTGTTAAACCAACTGATTCTCCAACTTTTGTAGCTAAGTTTAGAAGAAAACTATTTAAAGTTCACAATAGAGAAGAATTAGAAGAGGCATTAAACAAAGCAAAAGAAGCAAACTTAGAAGTGATTGTTCAAAGAATCATACCAGGTTTTGATGACCATATGCATACTTTTGATGCCTACCTAGATCAAAATTCAAAGGTAACTCATTGGGTGACTTGTCAAAAACATCGTCAGTATCCTATAAATTTTGGTGCATCCGTGTATACGGAGCAAAAGTATGTTCCAGAATTATATGATATAGGCGCAAAGTTTTTAGAAGAAGTTGGGTATAAAGGTTTTGCAGAAATAGAATTCAAAAAAGATGCAGAGACAGGTAAGTTTTACCTAATTGAAATTAATGTTAGAATAACAAATTTGAATAGTTTATTATATAAAGTAGGCGTGAATTTTCCATATATAACGTATATGGAGTTGGTGGGAAAACCTATAGAACCAAAAGCCATAAAAACAAATACTAGAAGAGTTTTTTGGTATGCTTATGAAGATTTCTTAGCAATCAAAGGGTATATAAAAACAAAACAATTAACACTAAATCAAGTAATGCTATCTTTTTTAAAACCAAAAGCCTATGCCATTTGGGATTGGAAAGATCCAATACCAGGAATTTCGTATGTGGGTATTATCGTAGGAAAAATGTTAAAGAAAGTTTTCAAGAGAACAAAGTAA
- a CDS encoding helix-turn-helix transcriptional regulator: MKNKLEEIRKEKGIKQEELADALEVSRQTIGSLENGRYNPSIILAFKIARYFGMRIEEIFIYEEE; this comes from the coding sequence GTGAAAAATAAGTTGGAAGAAATACGCAAAGAAAAAGGTATAAAACAAGAAGAACTTGCTGATGCATTAGAAGTATCAAGGCAAACAATTGGATCATTAGAAAATGGTAGGTACAATCCATCTATTATTCTAGCATTTAAAATTGCACGTTATTTTGGTATGCGTATTGAAGAAATTTTTATTTATGAGGAGGAATAA
- a CDS encoding HD-GYP domain-containing protein, producing the protein MINLNNLLVAVSNALDFVEMDILGITSNHSKRVAYLSFYLAKKLGLSSEECFDIVAISILHDNGISEKMLHSNIKGSYQVRQNVLERIEEHCPIGEENIKDFPFLTDVKNIILYHHERFDGKGFFGIKGDQIPIMAQIISFVDTIDRLFNLKENYEEKEKHIVEYVKRQENKLVSTKILNVFYELIRDKDIMLNLKDELIDSAVLENIPTFTQELSYMEIRNITKVLSKIIDCKSKFTSYHSIGLATLVSEMATYYKKGEEEKLKLIIAADLHDIGKLAIPNNILEKPTKLNDEEYNIIKTHVVYTRKCLESLSTFKDITEWASNHHEKLNGLGYPKGLKGSELDFNSRLLGCLDIYQALTEDRPYRQPLTHNQSMEVLYEMANEKLIDLGITKDIDIVFGSQ; encoded by the coding sequence ATGATAAATCTAAATAATCTATTAGTAGCCGTATCTAATGCATTGGATTTCGTTGAGATGGATATTCTGGGGATAACGTCAAACCATTCAAAAAGAGTTGCATATCTCTCCTTTTATTTGGCAAAAAAACTAGGCTTAAGCTCAGAAGAATGTTTTGATATTGTAGCAATATCTATTTTGCATGATAATGGGATAAGTGAAAAAATGTTACATAGTAATATAAAAGGTAGCTATCAAGTGCGTCAAAATGTATTAGAAAGAATAGAGGAACACTGCCCCATAGGAGAGGAAAATATAAAAGACTTTCCTTTTTTAACAGATGTTAAAAACATTATACTATATCACCATGAGCGTTTTGATGGAAAAGGTTTTTTTGGTATTAAAGGTGACCAGATCCCAATTATGGCGCAGATAATCAGTTTTGTTGACACAATCGATAGGCTATTTAATTTAAAAGAAAACTACGAAGAAAAAGAAAAACACATAGTAGAGTATGTTAAAAGGCAAGAGAATAAATTGGTTTCAACGAAGATATTAAATGTATTTTATGAGTTGATTAGAGATAAAGATATTATGTTAAATTTAAAGGATGAATTAATAGATAGTGCGGTGTTAGAAAATATACCCACTTTCACACAAGAATTATCCTATATGGAAATAAGAAATATTACAAAGGTTCTGTCTAAGATCATTGACTGTAAATCTAAATTTACATCATATCATTCCATTGGATTAGCTACGTTAGTTTCTGAAATGGCCACCTACTATAAAAAAGGTGAAGAAGAAAAATTAAAATTGATAATTGCTGCAGATTTACATGATATTGGTAAATTGGCAATTCCAAATAATATATTAGAAAAACCAACGAAACTAAATGATGAAGAATACAATATCATAAAAACCCATGTGGTCTATACAAGAAAATGTTTAGAATCATTAAGCACCTTTAAAGATATTACAGAGTGGGCATCTAACCACCATGAAAAATTAAATGGGTTAGGTTATCCTAAGGGACTTAAAGGAAGTGAATTGGATTTTAATTCCAGATTATTAGGGTGTTTAGATATTTATCAGGCCCTAACAGAGGATAGACCCTATAGACAACCCTTAACGCATAATCAATCCATGGAAGTGTTATATGAAATGGCTAATGAAAAATTAATAGACTTAGGTATTACTAAAGACATAGACATTGTATTTGGTAGTCAATAA
- the asnB gene encoding asparagine synthase (glutamine-hydrolyzing), translating to MCGFVGFADATLDIDKVKIINNMMDCIAHRGPDSDGVFSDEKATLGFRRLKIIDLSEEASQPMYNEDKSCVLVFNGEIYNYQELRDELIEKGHIFSSHTDSEVLIHGYEEYGVKLLDKIRGMFAFAIWDIKNESMFIARDFFGIKPLYYTQNTKDNSLIFGSEIKAFLKHPAFIKEFNNDALKPYLTFQYSVLDETFFKGVYKLKPGHYMIYKKGEIKIEPYWDTTFKEKENTLEYYIDKINKTMEESVKYHKISDVKVGSFLSGGIDSSYITSLLMPNKTFSVGFKDYEGIFNETNLAKDLSDILKIENHKKIIDADECFDMLPTIQYHMDEPQSNPSSVPLYFLAQLASKHVTVVLSGEGADEIFGGYEWYRDTPVMSKYKKVPYILRRPISLGARKLPKNRITTFLSKGGQKVEESFIGQAKVFDEDDALKVLKSAYQKGPSVQSITHKMYNKVANIDDVSKMQYIDLKLWLPGDILLKADKMSSAHSIELRVPFLDKVVMALASELPTDLRVNNINTKYALREASKKVLPDEWANRPKVGFPVPIRHWLRKEKYYNIVKEMFQSDISEQFFNKKELLRYLDEHYASKSNYARYIWTVYVFLIWYKKFFVELN from the coding sequence ATGTGTGGTTTTGTTGGTTTTGCAGATGCGACTTTAGATATTGATAAGGTGAAAATAATTAACAATATGATGGATTGTATAGCACATAGAGGTCCAGACAGTGATGGTGTTTTTTCTGATGAAAAGGCAACGTTAGGTTTTAGACGTCTTAAAATTATAGATTTATCAGAAGAAGCAAGTCAACCAATGTACAATGAAGACAAAAGTTGTGTATTGGTTTTTAATGGAGAAATTTATAATTACCAAGAATTAAGAGATGAACTTATTGAAAAAGGGCATATCTTCTCAAGTCATACAGATAGTGAAGTTTTAATTCATGGTTATGAAGAATATGGTGTGAAATTACTAGATAAAATAAGAGGTATGTTCGCTTTTGCAATTTGGGACATAAAAAATGAATCAATGTTTATAGCCAGAGATTTTTTTGGTATCAAACCATTGTATTATACTCAAAATACAAAAGATAACTCATTAATATTTGGATCTGAAATTAAAGCGTTTTTAAAGCATCCAGCATTTATTAAAGAATTTAATAATGATGCATTAAAGCCATACCTTACGTTTCAATATTCTGTTTTAGATGAAACCTTTTTTAAGGGTGTTTACAAACTAAAACCGGGACATTATATGATTTATAAAAAAGGTGAAATAAAAATTGAACCTTATTGGGACACAACTTTTAAAGAAAAAGAAAATACTTTAGAGTATTACATAGATAAAATTAATAAAACAATGGAAGAATCTGTAAAATATCATAAGATTAGTGATGTAAAAGTTGGTTCGTTTTTATCTGGAGGGATAGACTCTAGTTATATTACTTCATTATTAATGCCTAACAAAACTTTTTCAGTTGGTTTTAAAGATTATGAAGGTATTTTTAATGAAACCAATTTGGCAAAAGATCTATCGGATATATTAAAAATAGAAAATCATAAAAAAATTATTGATGCCGATGAGTGTTTTGATATGTTACCTACCATACAATACCATATGGATGAACCACAATCTAACCCATCATCTGTTCCATTATACTTTTTAGCTCAATTGGCCAGCAAACATGTTACAGTAGTATTATCTGGTGAAGGTGCCGACGAAATTTTTGGTGGATATGAATGGTATAGAGATACACCAGTTATGAGTAAATATAAGAAAGTACCATATATTCTTCGAAGACCAATTTCATTAGGTGCAAGAAAATTACCTAAAAATAGAATAACTACTTTTTTAAGTAAAGGTGGTCAAAAAGTTGAAGAAAGTTTTATTGGTCAAGCAAAAGTCTTTGATGAAGATGATGCATTAAAAGTATTAAAAAGTGCGTATCAAAAAGGGCCTTCTGTTCAAAGTATTACCCATAAAATGTACAATAAAGTAGCCAATATTGATGATGTCAGCAAAATGCAATACATTGACTTAAAGCTATGGTTACCTGGAGATATTTTATTAAAAGCTGATAAAATGAGTTCTGCCCATTCTATTGAACTAAGAGTACCATTTTTAGATAAGGTGGTTATGGCACTAGCATCAGAGCTACCAACAGATTTAAGGGTAAACAATATAAATACAAAATATGCTCTAAGAGAAGCATCTAAAAAAGTATTACCAGATGAATGGGCAAATCGTCCTAAAGTAGGCTTCCCTGTGCCTATTAGACATTGGTTAAGAAAAGAAAAATATTATAATATAGTAAAAGAAATGTTCCAATCAGATATATCAGAACAATTCTTCAATAAAAAAGAATTGCTAAGATATCTTGATGAACATTATGCGTCTAAAAGTAATTACGCTAGATATATATGGACTGTATATGTTTTTTTAATATGGTATAAAAAGTTTTTCGTAGAATTAAATTAA
- a CDS encoding phosphoribosylaminoimidazolesuccinocarboxamide synthase: MMNLIYTGKTKDVYELNDGNYLLKFKDDVTGENGVFDPGANTVGLTIEGAGRAGLKLTKMFFEKLKEDDIPTHYVDANIEEATMTVIPAAVFGKGLEVICRYRAVGSFLRRYGMYAEEGQPLDAFVEITIKDDERQDPPITEDALSMLGILTKDEYSVVVDLTKKVAGVVKEALCTKGIELYDIKFEFGRNNKTGEIILIDEISGGNMRAFKEGKYIEPLLLEKLMLEE; encoded by the coding sequence ATGATGAATCTAATTTATACAGGAAAAACAAAAGATGTATATGAATTAAATGATGGCAACTATTTATTAAAATTTAAAGATGATGTAACAGGAGAAAATGGTGTTTTTGATCCTGGTGCAAATACCGTTGGACTGACAATAGAAGGTGCAGGAAGAGCAGGGTTGAAATTAACTAAGATGTTCTTCGAAAAACTAAAAGAAGATGATATTCCAACTCATTACGTTGATGCTAATATTGAAGAAGCTACGATGACTGTAATCCCAGCAGCAGTATTTGGAAAAGGACTTGAAGTAATATGCAGATACAGAGCTGTAGGAAGTTTCCTAAGACGTTATGGTATGTATGCAGAAGAAGGTCAACCATTAGACGCTTTTGTAGAAATAACAATTAAAGATGATGAGCGTCAAGACCCACCTATAACTGAAGATGCTTTAAGCATGTTAGGGATATTAACAAAAGATGAGTATTCTGTAGTTGTAGATCTAACTAAAAAAGTAGCAGGCGTTGTAAAAGAAGCACTTTGTACAAAAGGTATTGAACTTTATGATATAAAATTTGAATTTGGAAGAAACAATAAAACTGGAGAAATTATCTTAATAGATGAAATATCTGGTGGCAATATGAGAGCTTTTAAAGAAGGAAAATATATTGAACCATTGCTTTTAGAAAAATTGATGTTAGAAGAATAA
- a CDS encoding sigma-70 family RNA polymerase sigma factor translates to MDDKELLTLLKHNPEEGLGYLINQYTNLIYSIVSNKVSSIGSTEDVKECVSDVITAFYEQINRINLDKGSIKSYLVIIAKNKAIDYYRKLIKIATKSTNMSEELFGLKDDKTNLEEAIIKQEEKKKLLVAIDSLGEPDREIFIRKYYIGQKTKEIAEILSLRHNTVDKKVSRGLEKLRNLLGGV, encoded by the coding sequence TTGGATGATAAGGAACTACTAACTTTGCTAAAGCATAACCCAGAAGAAGGGTTAGGGTATTTGATTAATCAGTATACTAATTTGATTTATTCTATTGTATCTAATAAGGTATCTAGCATTGGCTCTACAGAGGATGTAAAAGAGTGCGTTAGTGATGTTATTACGGCTTTCTATGAACAAATTAATAGAATTAATTTAGATAAAGGGTCAATAAAGTCATATCTAGTAATAATAGCCAAAAATAAGGCCATAGATTACTATCGTAAATTAATTAAGATAGCAACTAAGAGCACAAATATGAGTGAGGAACTCTTTGGATTGAAGGATGATAAAACCAATTTAGAAGAAGCCATTATTAAACAAGAGGAAAAGAAAAAACTATTGGTGGCTATAGATTCCCTTGGAGAGCCAGATAGAGAAATTTTTATTAGAAAGTATTATATAGGTCAAAAGACAAAAGAAATAGCAGAAATATTAAGTTTGCGTCATAATACAGTGGATAAAAAAGTATCTAGAGGTCTTGAAAAGTTGAGAAATTTATTAGGAGGTGTTTGA
- a CDS encoding UDP-N-acetylmuramoyl-L-alanyl-D-glutamate--2,6-diaminopimelate ligase: protein MLLTAVIKDLDILSIKGNVNIEISKIAYDSREVVENGVFVAISGFKVDGHNYIQKAIDKGAKVIILENEVDIDEGITVIKVEDSRLALAKVSTNYYNHPTQKFNLVGITGTNGKTSVTYFIKAIYDYMNKPTSIIGTIGTVINNQVIPNKNTTPESLNLNAIFNDMVNAKVENCIMEVSSHALNLNRVGYCDFNTGIFTNLSPDHLELHNTMEEYFNAKAKLFHMTSDYNIINMDDEYGKRLIQRVKDNDAKVITYGLEKEADIYAKDIICGDEFTKYTVVTPNGTMDITVNIPGIIYVYNSLAAIAYGYCNNIGLMDIQQGINSLKGITGRLEVIYNDDDYKVIVDFAHTEDGLEKALNTIRPFVKGRIILVFGVYAAAGEKGRDKRVGMGKIAAKYSDVAVVTSDNPKDQDPELIIQEIVEAIQEEKGNYKAIIDRREAINYAIEISRKDDVILLTGKGHETSQIIGTEEIPFNEKEIVNEIINNMKNIKIG from the coding sequence ATGTTATTGACAGCTGTAATTAAAGATCTGGATATTCTTTCGATAAAAGGCAATGTTAATATTGAAATAAGTAAAATAGCCTATGACTCTAGAGAAGTAGTAGAAAATGGGGTCTTTGTTGCTATATCTGGATTTAAAGTGGACGGGCATAATTATATTCAAAAAGCAATTGATAAAGGTGCTAAAGTAATCATACTTGAAAATGAAGTAGATATAGACGAAGGTATTACAGTTATAAAAGTTGAAGATTCAAGACTAGCATTAGCCAAAGTTTCTACAAACTATTATAATCATCCAACACAAAAATTTAACTTAGTTGGAATAACAGGTACGAATGGTAAGACTTCAGTAACTTATTTTATAAAGGCAATTTATGATTACATGAATAAACCAACGTCCATTATTGGCACAATTGGTACTGTAATAAACAATCAAGTAATACCCAATAAAAACACAACACCAGAATCATTAAATCTGAATGCCATTTTTAATGATATGGTTAATGCAAAAGTAGAAAATTGTATTATGGAAGTATCATCTCATGCCCTTAATCTTAACAGAGTGGGTTATTGTGATTTTAATACAGGGATATTTACCAATCTTTCACCAGATCATTTGGAACTTCATAATACGATGGAAGAGTATTTTAATGCAAAAGCAAAGTTGTTTCATATGACAAGTGATTATAATATTATAAATATGGATGATGAATATGGTAAAAGACTGATTCAAAGAGTAAAAGATAATGATGCAAAAGTAATAACCTATGGACTGGAAAAAGAAGCCGATATCTATGCAAAAGATATTATTTGCGGTGATGAATTTACAAAATACACTGTAGTTACACCTAATGGAACTATGGATATTACAGTGAATATACCAGGCATTATTTATGTGTATAACAGTTTAGCAGCAATAGCATATGGCTATTGTAATAATATAGGACTAATGGATATACAACAAGGGATTAACAGTCTAAAAGGTATAACTGGAAGACTTGAAGTTATCTATAATGATGATGATTATAAGGTGATTGTAGACTTCGCTCATACAGAAGATGGTTTAGAGAAGGCATTAAATACCATTAGACCATTTGTTAAAGGTAGAATTATACTAGTATTTGGTGTTTATGCAGCAGCAGGAGAAAAAGGTAGAGACAAAAGAGTTGGAATGGGTAAAATTGCAGCAAAATATTCAGATGTTGCTGTAGTAACATCGGACAACCCTAAAGACCAGGATCCAGAGTTAATTATTCAAGAAATTGTTGAAGCCATTCAAGAGGAAAAGGGCAACTACAAAGCTATTATTGATAGAAGAGAAGCCATAAATTATGCTATAGAAATTAGTAGAAAAGATGATGTTATTCTTCTAACAGGTAAGGGGCATGAAACATCTCAAATAATTGGTACAGAAGAAATACCTTTTAACGAAAAAGAGATTGTAAATGAAATAATAAACAATATGAAAAATATAAAAATTGGTTAG